The Anabas testudineus chromosome 15, fAnaTes1.2, whole genome shotgun sequence DNA segment TTGGCTAACTGATGCGCTGATCAGTATTGCAAGTGCAGGGAAAGTCAAGTCTTAGTTTTAGCCACATTTTTTGTACATAATACAGAAATAACTGAAAAGGCCAACTAgaacatttttctgttgtgCCTCATTTAAACCAAAGCcaccatgttttgtttttttccacaataGACACTGGCTTTCACTGCATTCTCTGAGCTCTTGtcaacacagcagctcattctttagcaaaaataaatgaatgtattgACTTTGTGGAACTGAACAGAATGGCCTTCTATAGTAGCCAGAAGCCAAGATCTGAATTGTCATGAACAACAAAAATCCTCAGCTTAGCTATAGCAACAGACTACACCATAATAGAGAATCcacacaatgaaaagaaatggaAGTAGCTCTAAATGCATGATATTTTACAAGGAGACAGTGgcaaaaatgctaaatatagtTTTGTTATGTACAAGGAAGATGCATCGTTAATGCTTTGGTATACTCTGTATGCAAGAACAATACTCAAACAGTGAGCCACATGTAGCCTTCGTCTTCTGGCAGATGGAAAACGACAACCAAAGCATTATGTCCCCTCAGCATCCAAACAAGCAGTTTCACATGccacaagtaaacaaaaaagtattctatcacacacacagcaattcAGCGGGGATGGCTAGACTGCATTTCTTCAGCTACAGAGTTGTAAGGTCCTCTAATTCATACCACAAAGTATACCCTGatatcatctgtgttttatatatatacacatttataaatTTAAGTGAACCGTCCAAACTATCGTACGTCATATTTCTTTGCTGATGAAGCACTGACCTGCAGGCAGGGTGAAGGTCACCAAGTCAGTGAGGAAATAACAGGTGAAATCTCCTTTACGCTGGTGAAGGGAGGCTGCTACCTCACGACGGATCTGCTCCGTCAACTCAGGACACACCATGGCTGGAATACATTTAGCTGCCTGTTGGGACACCTACAGAGAGGAGACGATAAAGAGAAGGAATTAAAATCATTCTACAGTGTATAAAAAGTGTATGATAAAGAGCATCTTTCAACAATCGCAGAAAGTTGTCTTTCACGTAGAACCACAAAAGATTTACAGTGTCCACACTGCATTTTGGCTGCAGAATGTGAATTTGAGTTTTGCACATGTGCGCTGTAGTAGGGACAGTGTACCACTAAGTGAAGTCCCTTTTCTAGCATAGATGGAAGTATATTATTTACAAAagctgttactgtgtgtttagttagGTGACTCTGATCTGTGTGAATTTTACTTTCACGAATCTAATCTAACACTGCCTCTGATTaagcaaaaaagaaatgcttctgtggtttctgtttttggGGCATGATCCAGTGGTTTTTCACTAACCTCAGAAAAGAAACTGGGACAGTGGCTGAGTGTGGGAGGAGACTTGTGTGTACGGATAATCTGGGATCACTGTGCTGATGGCAAGTGAGCTACAATAACCCTCAGTACACTCAAactgcgcacacacacttgctcaCTGGCGCTCCTTGTTACAGAGGCACACCgggaaatgattttttttaagaaaacacCAAATATGAAAATCATTACCATAAATGATTACAAATTTTGCAAACAGACACATTGACTCATCTGATTTAAAGAAATTTGTGACAAAAAGCAAGCAgagtttagtgtgtgtgtgggtaaactcttctcttctttcctctgtacAAACCCTTTGACCCTACGATGCTTCCTGGCTGATCTCACTGGATGTTGAGATTAAAAGACTTTACAAGAAAAGCTCCATCATCTCCGACTCGAACATGCATCACACTGATCACATAATTCAGGGTGTAATTTCCACCCTCACATTGTTATGCTTTTTTGATCTCCTCATTGATCACCTCAAATAATTAACatataaatcacatttgtttctgaAGCAAGTAATAGAGTTTGGCTTGTGGTGCCCTGCATATGACATTACCCAAAATCATAATACTCAACATTTTAAACTTTGGTTAACCAGGTGATTTCTGAAAGATTATCAATCTGTTGGCTGTCTCTACTGACCTCCTCGAGTAACACAGCCAGCATATCCTGCCTCTGGAAGCGGATGGCTAGGTGAACCAGTGTGAAGCCGTCATCAAATGCTGAGGGCCGATTTAATAGGCGCACCTCGTCTGATGTTAGTTGTCGTGCAATGTCTCCTCCTGATGACTTGTAGGCTTCTACTGCTGCCAAGTCACCTTCGACCACACCTtcaagacaaagagaagaggtCAGATTACTAAATAGTATCAGTTTTGATACTTTTGAAAGTTAACATTTTTATGGATATGCAACAGAAGTtcatcacattttgtttgtgccaTTGACCTTAAATGATTCTGTGGACAAATCAGTGGAAACTGGCAAACATCACTGGGGTTAAAAATCACATCATGACTGTGCACaatggataaaaaaataagttaagGACAACCTTGGCCGGAGGACATTCTGTGCTCAACCAAAAACCAGAAAACAGATCATAACGCGCTTTATCTCTGTTGCAGCTGTAACAGCTTCAAGACCTGACCGACTTTGAAGTCAAGGGGAAAAGACAATAGGAGGTCGCTGTAATCTGTCAGTGAATTTTCCCCCTTTTAATCTTCAGTCTTATATCTTAGCATGAGGGCTGAAGGATGTGTTAGATCACACAGATGCAGGTGTTTGCTTGTATTTCATTTGTTGGGTACAAAGCactaatattttatattcaacGATCGACTTGCTTGGACATGAACCAATTTTCAATCATAAAccagttctgtgtttttatataagGAGTAAAAAAAAGATGAGCTGAAGATGAGAATGAGGGCCTTTTTAGTCAAAGACCTAAATCACAGCAAACTAATAAAAGTCgactaaattaaatatgaatggTTGTAAGACTTGACTGTGAGCAGCATTAATGACAGCCACTGTTACTATGATCAAACACCATGAGACTAAGTCAAAGTTATTAGGTGCTGAATGAGACTAAACTGAAGTGTGTAATTATGGCAAAGCTTCACTATATTTCTCTTTCCATTTCTAGCATATACAGTGAAAGCCCATTCTATCCTCTCGTACGTTTGGCAGCATTAAACACTGTTGAGCTTTTGTTCTCACGTCAAAGGACCACACACAATGCTCAGCTGCACAATCTTTGTGTGAGTGAGACCGAGAGAGAGACATGGAGTGGGTGGAAGGACTCGCTGTGCCATGTGGAGCTGGCTAGCACTGTGAGATGAGGGGAGAAACTACACAATAGCAGCGCAGTGTGACAGAGCGAGATCACAACCACTTTCCACAAAACACTCCAAAACAAAAGGGTTTAAAGTTCATTTGCAATCATAAGACAAACAATCTTCTGggatttatatatttacaggAACATAAattatcataataaaataatatgtcaaTTTCATGTCAGACATTTTCATGTGATATCGAGGACAGTGTCACTAATATGAAAGATAATTAAATGcaattttctttgtgtgtatattgtgtgtgttgGCTCACTGACATGTAGTGAATGAACTAGAGCCAGGGTATTAGTTACCCCCGTGCTTTTTCTGCTCTAACAGATCCTTTCGGCATCAATATAGATCAGACTGTTTTCTAGAATAAATGgttaattgttttcatttttaccttAAATATAATTGGATTTTAGTTGGACAGTAGTGTTTGTTggacaaaattatttttaaaagggaCATCTAAACTACAAAGGTGCATTTCCACTGTTTTTTGACGGTTTACACATCAAAGAGTTAACACTTGTTAACAATTGCATGTCACATCTGTGATAttagacattttaataaaatattccTGCTATTAGCACAAATGTCACTATAATGAAATGTAACTAAACTATTCAACTAATATACACCCCAAGTCCTTATAAAACTATGTGTAGatctttaaaattattttctatgtGTCTTTTTTATGTGTTGACTTAAAcgttcttttgttatttttataaacaCTAGCTGAAGCATTTAACAAATTTGTCTGCAAAATTTATGTTGCAGACTGACTTCAGGAAAGCATTATTATAAATTATGGTTCTGAGTAATAAAATCTACTGTAAGCCTTTTGACATATAATGTTTAACTACTGGGTTACATAAAGCCAGATGTTGAAAATTCTGGTATAGGATTTTCTGTCTTGTATCACTCAGCTCTAGTTCGAGATCTCAACTTACAGAATGTAGTAGCCTACATGGGTTTGTTTGGTGTTTGCACATTCCCCCTGTGTTCACATGGACTTCCCAGACCATGATCCTATTTCCTTTCACATTCCTAAGTCAGGAGTACTGGAGACTTTGAACTACATAAAGTTATTCTTTGCAGTATGAGTGACTGTGATATCTCTGTTATCACTGTAAGGAACTGACAACTTGCCTGGGACATTTCTCAGTTCGTAAGCAAGGTTCCAGGTTGCTGGAAACACACTGCTTTTCTAATACAAATTACTCTTGTAAAAATGATTGCCTATCAAAAACAGTTATTGCACTCATTATAGTTACTTAACTTGTGGACACATAAGCCCAGAGTCTGTACTTTCAGGAGTGGCAAGTGCATAATAATAAACTCTCTCCCTTTCCTAATGCAATTAGTgatttgtgaaataaattgCTGCAGGATGAAAGAGGCAAtcaacatgtcagtgtttggCCTAAATAACATCACACCAAATACATATGTAAGCAGTATTAGCTGTGTTTAGCGGGTTGGCCTCAGGTTATCCATactacaaaaatgtatttatttataatacatgTGAATCATCATCTTGCGTGACTGTGCCATCTGTGTCAACATgagcaatgttttgtttttactcctGAGATGTAAAGTAATAGTAATACCTGGGGGCAAAGAATTCCAAAACCCAAAATTTTTAGAGCTGCGATAATTAATAACTGATTAATCATCAATCATCTATCAagttctctttttatttcacctcctcagatatgaatatttaatggCTGTCATCATCAGTGaatatttatttggttttagtTTCTTGGTCCCAGACCTAAACAATTAATCCACAGTATTAATTGAGGGACTTGACCGATGTCAGCAAGTCAATAATGAAATTATCTGCATACATATCCTTTCccaaaatatataattaatttaaaaaataggGAGTGATTTTAGGCTTAGGTTTTGTTTAATGTTCTTCAAGAGACTACTGAATCTTAAAAGAAATTTCTGATGCTATGAaatcacacccactcacatCAGACACTCTGACTTGCCCCCAAGGGGATAAGGTGCATAGACACAATTCAACATATCAGATCCAGTTAGAGAGTGAGCCTGTGTGAACCACAAGAAAACTGCCTCTGCTGATGTTTCTCACATTGAGACCCAAAGATTAACTTGCTTTTGTcaaatttgcattaaaaacctGCCAAAGAGACAGATAGGGAAAAAGCGTGCAGGTTGTGTGGGTGTACATAGCCATGgcaaaagaaggagaaagagtgaGAATAAAAGCAATCGCTAGTTGTTCTTCAAATGTCCATCCTCTCTCCCACTCTacattcaccagtctacagtgtGGGTGGCTGAACACTTGCTGCTTGTGTAGGGAAGTTTTACACTAGCTGGATTCGGAGGATTTCTATTCCATTTGTAAGCATATACAATTTATCAGCATCAGAATATGACTGAATCACCTGCTTTTGGCTATACAGGggcaaaaaaagtatgtgaacctttcggaatttcatggttttctgatttaatttgtcataaaatgtgatcggatcttcatcttagtcaagactattaacaaatatggtCTGCCTAAAATCATAACacctaaaacatttttatctttcacgtctttattgagaataaccataaaaGCCTCATAGAGGTAACGGGAGTCAGGTGCTATCATATCTGGAGTCCActagttattaattccaagggttgacattttttactttttccagtagccctatgaggtttttatggttgttctcatcacatgataaagaaagaaacaaacaaagacatggatgatcagattatttttttttgtgtgtgtgtgttattattttaggcacataatatttgtaaataataataggtcagatcatgttttatggttttttttttttaaatgtatttcacatactttttcttgccactgtatacacTAGACTGCAACTAATGACCTTGCAGATCGAAAAAACAGTCTCACAAAATTAGGGAAATCCAATTTCACCATATTGGACTGTCTCACATCATTCTGCTGGCTCATTACCCACCTTATAATAGAACAAAACAAGGAGAACAAGTTGAATATAATTCAGTAAAACTCTTTTTCATGAAACTTACCAACACAGGCATTGAGGAAAAGCCAATCGATCCTTCTCATCCTGTTCTTAATCTGCTTCAGTTTTTTGAAATCCACCTCCAGTTCCTCTTTGCTCCCAATCCCAGCCCCTGATGCCAGTTCAATCCTCTGAAAGTCCATGTTCACCTCTGACTCCCGTTTTGAGGTTGGAGGAGACCTCCTTTGGCTACTACTGCAACCTCCCAGCCCACCTACCACACTCCCAACTCCTTGCCCAACCACATGCCCCACAACACCCCTCCTGTTGTCCCGGTCCTGTTCATTAAGTGTTGAGGAAGGTTGTTGGCTCTCAGGTTCTGATGCCAGTTCAATGGGTTCAGCTAGCAGACTATTTGGCCTGGGGTGGTCGCACACCACACACTTTAGAGCCTTAGCCCAGTTTTCATAAGTGCACGCATTGCAGGTCCAGTGCCGTGCATGAGTGTTGAGCCTGTTACGGTCATTATATTCCTCACAGGGGTCTGTAGTGGTGACTGGGGGAGCAGGCTGGCATCCAGAGCCTGAGGTCTGGGGTGATTCTGTGGGGCTGCGTGGTTGCTGAGTGAGATGTCCTTGATGGGGTGCATGTCGCccatgctgttgttgttgagccTGCAGCCTCTGACACAGGCATTGAGTGCAACGGATAGCCCGAGGCCAGTTCAGGTAGGTGCACATGTGGCACGACCACTTGGTACTAGTCTCAGGTACATCAGCAACACGGACACGGGGTCGGGCACTGGAGTCTGGACAAATAAGTAAGGTGGAGCCCCCCTGCGATGGACTGTTGCTGAGACCTGCAGGGTCCCACTGGTGCAGACTGGCATCCAGGGCAGGACTGCTCTTAAAGGGCTCCTCAGTAATGATAGCACCCCCACTGGGCCTCTGAGCGCGGCACATGGTACACTTGATGGCTGACGGCCAGTTCTCGTATGTGCAGTATTCACAGGCCCACTTGGCAGCCAGCTCGGTCATCGTCGCTCCACCACTGAGGGAGGCTTCCTGCCGTTCAGAGGGGCTCTCAGCTCGGCAGATCCACTCTCAAGGAGATCACACAGCAAGCAGTACACTAAGGTACAAAGAAACATACAGGAAATTTTAGCACACTTTTTTGGAAACGTTTTCATGTTATGCCAATAAACATCCTGAACTTGACTACACTACATGACAAAAAGACAAGCCAAAATATCTAACTACTCAAAGCCAAACACTTGTGGAAGAATTAAAACACCAAGACAAACAAACCGCCCAGCTTTTACTAGAAAACACTTCAGGAAACATCCACGGCACTGCCTGCTTTTGATCGGATACTAATTTGCAGGTGGAAAAAATCCAGGGCAGCAGTGTTTGGAAACCCACAAAGTAAAGTGCCAAGACACAGCGAACTGCATTTCACGCTCCTATTAAAACCGACACTGGCTAACACATACAGTGAGCGAGTTATACACACCATGCAAATGTGCCCTACAACCGAGCTGGGTAACAAGAGACAAGGGCAGATGAAAGCAGACACCCAGCAGGGAGGCGCATGACCGGTTAAGACACTTACTGATGCACTGAAATTGAATTCGCCCTAAAGCCTATTAACCACATATTCAACTCAACATCCTACAACACGTGTGGTCCTGTTGCACTCAGAACATTATTTACTAGagataaaataaagttaacaTTAGCTCACTCAGCAGGTCAGAGAAGAGTCGGTGGTGCTGTGTGTACACCACGCCTCCAAGTTTACCAACACGGCGTGAGAAATTCAACACATTGACGAGACACGATCTCCCCCCCAACAAGCTGCAGGTTGTGCAGACAGGGAACCATCGTCCTCACGTTCAACTGGTGGACTTGTAGCTTTAATAGCAAACCGTGCATGTTTTCATgcataacattataatagaaaatgACTAATTCAAATAAGCAGTCCACTCGTCTCGACTCTATTTGCATAGCTATCATTACTTAACTAACGTTAGCAAACAAACTAGCTATTTTAACCTTAACGCGCATTAACAGATCCACCGAGGCACCTAGCTATTAGTTATCGTAGCAGTTTCATGGCAACTAAGCTAGCGACGTTCACTCAGCCTAGCTAGCTGTTCGCTAACAAGACGTTAACGGTTTGCGAGGCCCGTAATCGACTCTACAAGACAGCCCGCTAGTTAACGGTGAAACTCCTACCTTTGCTGTGTTTACACTCCTCTGTTCCCCGATGAAGCCAAACAAATGGAGCTTCCCGGAGTTCTCCCCCCAGACCAGAGAAACCCACTCCAATCAGACCTTCTCTCACTTGGTCGACTCCAGCCGCATATTTACTTCTCCGGGGCGCCGTTCCCTTGGCAGAAGGTCCATATGTGCCACGGTGCAAGAACCCCCCTAGTCCCGTCCCTCGCCCGGCTTCTTTGACgctttaaatcattttttttatccttgtCCTGTTTTCCAAACGTCAAGCTGACGGGCTGTAATGGCGGCTCAGGGGAAAGGAAGCGACCGAGGCTGGGCTAAAAAATAAACTACGAGGGAGCAGAGAGCTGTGGGGCCGTGTACAGTCAGAGGCAGGCTGGGCTGTACCACCTGAACCAGCCGAGCCTTCTGATTGGCTCATTTCTGTGTATCCCCCTGACACCGACCAATCAGCTTCTACGCTTCTCACTCCAACTGTTAAAAGGCTCCGTGAAACCAAAACAGGCTGTGAATGTCAAATTAATCATAGCGACAACTGTGCTTAATATGTTCGTTTCTTTCAGTCAACGGCGACTTAGTTCCTGTggataatgttttgtttttaattcttgCATTGCAATTTGTTGCATCTCTGACAAGCAACCACGTGGTATCCCCCTCAAAAAATGGATAAGAAGATGATGTCACCgtaaaaatactgcagcaaGCAGGCTGCAGTCATGCATGACATCTTGAGCAACACTTATCAGCCGCtaa contains these protein-coding regions:
- the zranb1b gene encoding ubiquitin thioesterase zranb1-B; protein product: MTELAAKWACEYCTYENWPSAIKCTMCRAQRPSGGAIITEEPFKSSPALDASLHQWDPAGLSNSPSQGGSTLLICPDSSARPRVRVADVPETSTKWSCHMCTYLNWPRAIRCTQCLCQRLQAQQQQHGRHAPHQGHLTQQPRSPTESPQTSGSGCQPAPPVTTTDPCEEYNDRNRLNTHARHWTCNACTYENWAKALKCVVCDHPRPNSLLAEPIELASEPESQQPSSTLNEQDRDNRRGVVGHVVGQGVGSVVGGLGGCSSSQRRSPPTSKRESEVNMDFQRIELASGAGIGSKEELEVDFKKLKQIKNRMRRIDWLFLNACVGVVEGDLAAVEAYKSSGGDIARQLTSDEVRLLNRPSAFDDGFTLVHLAIRFQRQDMLAVLLEEVSQQAAKCIPAMVCPELTEQIRREVAASLHQRKGDFTCYFLTDLVTFTLPADIEDLPPAVQEKLFDEVLDRDVQKELEEESPIINWSLELGTRLDSRLYALWNRTAGDCLLDSVLQATWGIYDKDSVLRKTLHDSLHDCSHWFYTRWKEWESWYSQSFGLHFSLREEQWQEDWAFILSLASQPGSSLEQTHIFVLAHILRRPIIVYGVKYYKSFRGETLGYTRFQGVYLPLLWEQSFCWKSPIALGYTRGHFSALVAMENDGFDNRGAGANLNTDDDVTVTFLPLVDSERKLLHIHFLSAQEMGNEEQQEKLLREWMDCCVTEGGVLVALQKSSRRRNHPLVTQMVEKWLDGYRQIRPCASLSDGEEEEDDDDE